In Mucilaginibacter sp. KACC 22063, the genomic stretch ATTCAGCCGCGAATGCAGACCATTTTGAAACTTTTAAAAATCAGTCAAAGCATCCTATGCCGAGTGAAACAACAAATGTAACTGATTCTCCTTTAGGTCCACCGATAAACGGTTAAAAGATTTGCGTGAGCCTAATTAATGTACTAATAACATTTCATATTCAATAAGAATTTAGTTCAAAACCAGATAATTTCTATAATCATGTTACTTAAAAAAGTAAATTTTCTTTTCCTGTTTTTTAGTATGGCTGGTATTTCAGTTGCTTTGGCCCAGTATAAGCAATTGAAAACATCTCCGGCTACGGTCATCGCCGGGCAGCGCTTTGATATTACTTACGATGCATCCGGCACATCCCTGTCAGGCATGAGCAATGTAAAGGGAATCGCTTATTACTATGCTGATTTTGGTTGGCATGGAACCGACCTGAAAATGTCTCCAATCGAAAAAAACAAGTGGTCTGCGACCATCAATACGGAAAAGAACTGGGCGTTAGTCGCTTTTAAATTTATGGCCGGAGACTCGGTAGATACCAATTCCGGCATAAAAGCTAGCTTTTTGACACCATATGCGCAGTTTTTACGGAATCCGGAGGATACTGCCAGGACAGCTAAAGGAGCATTGGCTGTATGGGGGCTTTTCCGCTCGTCTGAGTACGGTTTTGAGATACCTGAATACCTGAAACAAGGTAAATTCGTGAGCGATACCGTGGTTTCGATGTATCTGCAGAAAGAGCTCGAGCAAAATCATCAGCAGGAGTACAAATCGGCTTTTGCAGTACCCTATGCGACATCAATGTACAGGGCCTACGGAGGAAGCAGTGCACCAAAAGTCCGCGCAGTTTTAAACTACCTGACACGTCAGGGTGCAACGCAAATGGACCTGCTACGCGCCTGGCAGATCCTGAAAAATACTGGGCAGGACCTACGGGCTGATTCCCTATCGAATGCAATTGCCATTGGCTATCCCGACAGTTATATCGCCAAACTACAGGCGTATAAAATGTTTAGCGCCCAGAAGGATCAAGGCAAGTTAAGACAACTGGGTGAAGACTTTCTTGCGAAATTTCCCTATGACCGCGCTTATCGCGAATTCGATAAGGCGAACGGCATAGATTATAACCGCGTTTACCTTACCGTGATCTTATTGCAGATCGGGAATAACGATTTTAAAGTAATTGACAAATACATTGACCAAATGTCCTATCTGACGTTAATTAATGTTTATTACAAAACTGTACAGATCGCCCACCACAGGAAATCTGTTGAAGATAGTTACCTGTATCCTTACTCAGCGTTGATGCTTAAACGTATGCAGACAATAAAATCCAATATTCCTGAAGAGTATCAATATTTCTCCCCGGATGAATGGCTTAATTTCTTTAATAACGCCTATATCGCAGGTTATGCCCCGATGGTATTGGAACATATCAGCATCTGTAGAGGTGCCGGCAAATTTGAAGAAGGATTAGCCTACGCAAAAGAAGCGGAAACTTTTCAACAGTACAAAAAAGAATCGCTGAATGATGATTATGTTTTTTTATTGAACAAAACCGGACATGCCAATGAAGTCAATGACGTATTGATTAAAAGTATGTACGAAAACCAGGTGTCCGTACCGATGCTTGATATGATAAAGCAAAATTATATTGCAAAATATAAATCTGACGAAGGTTTCGATAAGTACCTGCAGTCTTTAAAGAATGCCTCGGCATCCAATTTGAATAAGGAAGAACTTCCCATTATAAATAAAGCGATGGTAAACTGGACGATGACAGATTTGAAGGGCAAAAAAGTGAGCCTCGCCGCGTTAAAAGGCAAAACAGTAGTGATGGATTTCTGGGCCACCTGGTGCGTTCCCTGCAAAGCCTCACTCCCGGGAATGAACCTGGCTGTGCAGCGTTATAAGAATGACCCGAGCGTGGTCTTTTATTTCGTTGATACAGAAGAAACCGAAGCTGATTATAAACAACAGATCCAGCAATATGTAAAAGATAACGGCTATACCTTTAATGTGCTTTTTGACAACCCAATGCTGAAAGGTAAAGGTACCGGAGAAGTTTTTTCAAGGGTATCCAAAGCTTTTCAGATTTCCGGTGTACCCTTGAAACTGATTATTGATAAAAAGGGAGTAGTAAGGTATATGACTTCGGGTTTTAAAGGAAGTGCAACAGAGCTATCTGACGAAATATCACAATTAATTGAACTGACAAAAAAACAGAACTAATGTTAAAAATACTTTGGATTGGGGTTTTCTGCACACTCATTGCCCTTGGTGCAAGTGCACAAACTCATAACCTTAAATACGAAACACTACAGGTAACCTTTAAGAATGCGGATCGATCTGTCACTTTCGGGGGTACCCTAACTTTACCTGTTGGTAGGAAGCATTTTCCGACAGTGGTAATTGTGTCGGGTACCGGCAAACAGAACAGGGACGGCGAAATGGCAGGACACAAAGAGTTTGCAACAATAGCTGATTCTCTTACTAAAAGCGGCATCGCCGTCTTACGAACAGACGACCGGGGAACGGGACAAACAACAGGTGTATATGAAACCGCGACAACCGGGGATTTTGGGGACGATGCCATTGCAGCTATTGATTACCTCAGATCACGCCCTGAAATTGATACCGCTAAAATAGGCTTGATCGGCCATAGTGAGGGGGGCGCAGCTATCGCTATTGCGGCTGCTAAGTCCGGTAAAATTAAATTTTTGGTAAGTCTTTCTGGTCTTGCTATGAACGGATATGAGTCGCTGCTCAAGCAAAATGAAGATATCGTAAATACTGCACCAATTCCTGATTATGATAAAAAGCGTTACAACGACGTGAACACTCTGATGTTCGCCGTTGCGCATAAATACGCAGATTCTACCAACATGGAAGCTAAGCTCAATGAGGCCTACGACGTTTGGAAAAAGAAAGACAGTATATACTTCAGTACCTTAAACGTGAAGTTTGATCATTTTCGGTATCCGATCTACAGCTGGTCGAAATCTGCCGTTGGCCCATGGTATCGTTACTTCCTGAAGTATAACGCGCAAAATACCATGTCTAAAATAAAGGTGCCAATCCTCGCTTTAAATGGGGATAAAGACCTGATGGTTGCTTACAAAGAGAACCTGGATAACTGGAAAAAATTCCCGACAGCCGGTGGTAATACGGATGTGACCACCTATACGATGCCTGGCCTAAATCATTTGTTCCTGCCTTGCGTGAAATGCACGACGGCTGAATACGCAGAGATTAAAAGTGATTTTTCTCACGAAGCATTGAATATTATTACCGCATGGATTAAAAAACGCTTCAATTAATTATAAAATTCGACAATAAACTATGAAAAAGTTAATTATCCTGATGCTGCTCGTGTGCGCTGCGGGTTTTGTCAGAGGCCAGATACTTACACCGGTTCACTGGAGTTATGCAGCAAAACGGCTGAACGATAAAGAGGCCGTTATATTCATCAAGGCAACCATGGATAAGGGTTGGCATGTTTACTCGCAGACCCTTCAAAAAGGCGGGCCGGTTAAGACGACCATTACCTTTGAGCCTTCAAAAAAGTTCCAGTTAAATGGTAAAACAGAAGAGCCAGCGCCGGTCACGAAATTTGAAAAAGTGTTCAATATGGAGATCAGTTATTTTGCCGATGAGGTAATTTTTCAGCAAAAAATAAAGCTGAAAACAAATGGCCCTGTCACCGTTAAAGGAAATATACATTATATGACCTGCAACGATGAAAAGTGTTTACCTCCGGACGATGCCGCATTTACCGTGCGGGTAAATTAGGTAGCAGATCAGGAACTCAGCTGTACTGCGTAAGGGGCTGGTATTTTAATTCGCCTTTTGTTCTTTATAGTCAGTTAATAGTTAACCGGCGACCTGTAAAGGCAGGTCGCCATTATTTTTATTCATGCATTTAAAATTGAAAAAGGCATACCTGCCTTTGTTTTTGTTAAGCTTTTTCTTAAAAGCTAACCTGTATGGCCAGCAAACCTCCAAACCAGAACATTTGACAGCTTTATTACCATTGGACTCAACGGTAAAAACCGGCAAATTAGCGAATGGTTTCACCTATTTCATCCGCCATAATACCACGCCGGAAAAAAGGGTTGTGTTTTATTTAGTCAATAAGGTCGGCTCGCTTCTGGAAAATGAAGATCAACGTGGTCTTGCCCATTTTATGGAGCATATGAACTTTAAGGGGACAACACATTATCCCCAAAATGAGCTGATCAGCTACCTGGAGAAATCGGGGGTTACTTTTGGTGCTGATCTGAATGCTTATACAAATTTTGACGAGACCGTTTATCAATTACCCTTACCATCCGATAACCCTGCGCTGTTAAAAAACGGATTACAGATCATGCGTGACTGGGCACATGGTGCTTTACTGGAAAAAGTAGAGATCGACAAAGAACGTGGCGTGATTCTGGAAGAAAAAAGGATGCGGTCAGGGTTTGACCAGCGTTTATTGGATAAAAGCCTTCCGATAACACTTAACAATGCCCTATACAGCAGGCGGGCTACAATCGGCACCGAAAAGGTGCTGACCACATTTCAACCATCCCAGCTCAAAAGTTTTTATGATCAATGGTATCGTCCGGACCTCCAAGCGCTTATCGTGGTTGGGGACATAGACGCCGTTCAAATGGAAAAATCTGTCCGTTTATTATTTTCCGATCTTAAAAATCCACGCAATGAGCGGCAAAGATTCCATGTAAGCATACCCTTGACCGGTAAAAAACAATTTTTGAAGTATACCGATGCTGAAGCCCCGGATCCCCGCATATTGATCGCCTATAAATTCAGGTCGCCAAAGCTAAGAAGTGCGTCAGACTACCGCGCAAAAATGGTCCGCAGCTTAATTGATCAGTTGCTGGCTTCGCGGTTCAACGAATTGAACCAACGACCGGATCTTCCTGATACCCAAGCCGGCATCATCAGCGGTAATTACGTCGCCGGTCTGGATGTATTTGATTTCAGCGTTGCCCTTAAACCCAACCAATTCGCCGAAGGTTTTAAAAACGCCTACACCGAGTTGGAACGCATACGCCGTTATGGCTTTACGGCATCCGAGCTATACCGTGTGAAAACGACATATCTGGCGGGCATAAAAGCATTTGTTCAGGAGAAGAACAAAACCAATTCAACAAATTATGTGGAAGACTACCTGAATTACTTTTTAAGACAGGATGCCGCACCCGGTGTAGATGTTGAATATAAGCTCATCAATACCTTCTTGCCCGGTATATCACTTGCTGAGGTAAACAGTAGTATTGCTTCCTTTTTATCGCTCCCGGATCAGGATATGATTGTAACGGGACCTGAAAAAGCCAGGGAAGAATTACCAGATGCTGCAACTTTAAAAACCTGGCGGGATGCCGTTGAACAATCCAACCTAAGTCCTTTCAAAGAAAATACGATAAGTGAAAGCTTAATGGCAGAAGATCCGCTGCCGGGTAAAATAACCGGCGAGTCTAACGTTGAAGATATCAATACAACTATTTATAAACTTGGTAATGGTGTGCGGTTAGTCTTCAAACCAACAGATTTTAAAAACGACGGCGTGCTGTTTTATTCCTATAAATCCGGGGGAACTTCGTTGGCGTCCGACCGAAATTACTATTCGGCCGTGAACGCCGCAGCGCTCGTAAAAGCAGGCGGTGTAGCCGGTCTGACGGCAAACCAGTTAGGGAAGTTACTGGCCGGTAAAAAGGTATCTGTATCTCCTTATATGAATGAACTTTATGAGGGTTTTAGCGGAAGCTTTGGCGCGGAAGATATGAAAACAGCTTTGCAGCTGATTTACCAATATCATATTAAGCCCAGAGCAGATACCATCATTTTTAAAAATATAATCGCCAATGCTAAAATTGCAGCGTCGAACAGGCACAATGATCCATTAGCTGTTTTCTCGGACACAGTCAACGCAATATTGGGCAACTATAACATCAGACGAATGGCTCCTACGGTAAAGGACGTATCCAGCATTGATCTGAATAAATCACTGGAATTTTATCGGAATCACTTTGATAATGCAAACGGAGAAACATTTGTTTTCGTCGGAAATTTCAATCGGCAAGATTTGCTCAAATACTGTGAATTGTACCTCGGCAGCCTACCTTCGGATACCGCTTCTACAAACAATTTTAGAGACTTACATATAACTATACCACCGGGAAAATCGACACATATTATTACGCAGGGAAAGGAGGCTAAATCTGAGGTAAAGCTGGTATTCAGCGGTAATTACGACTATTCCCTGGCTAATAACCTGCAGTTGCAGGCTTTGGGTTCTATTCTCGAGTTCAGGCTGCTGGAGAGGTTGAGGAAATCGGAAGGTGGCGTATATACGCCAGATGCAAGAGCCATTTTCTCTAAATATCCGTCATCCAGGTACACGATTACCATCAATTTCACCTGTGCGCCTCAGAATACTGATAAACTGATAAAAGCCACGTTGGAGGAAATAGAAGGGTTAAAAGTAAAAGGGGTTTCCT encodes the following:
- a CDS encoding TlpA family protein disulfide reductase; this encodes MLLKKVNFLFLFFSMAGISVALAQYKQLKTSPATVIAGQRFDITYDASGTSLSGMSNVKGIAYYYADFGWHGTDLKMSPIEKNKWSATINTEKNWALVAFKFMAGDSVDTNSGIKASFLTPYAQFLRNPEDTARTAKGALAVWGLFRSSEYGFEIPEYLKQGKFVSDTVVSMYLQKELEQNHQQEYKSAFAVPYATSMYRAYGGSSAPKVRAVLNYLTRQGATQMDLLRAWQILKNTGQDLRADSLSNAIAIGYPDSYIAKLQAYKMFSAQKDQGKLRQLGEDFLAKFPYDRAYREFDKANGIDYNRVYLTVILLQIGNNDFKVIDKYIDQMSYLTLINVYYKTVQIAHHRKSVEDSYLYPYSALMLKRMQTIKSNIPEEYQYFSPDEWLNFFNNAYIAGYAPMVLEHISICRGAGKFEEGLAYAKEAETFQQYKKESLNDDYVFLLNKTGHANEVNDVLIKSMYENQVSVPMLDMIKQNYIAKYKSDEGFDKYLQSLKNASASNLNKEELPIINKAMVNWTMTDLKGKKVSLAALKGKTVVMDFWATWCVPCKASLPGMNLAVQRYKNDPSVVFYFVDTEETEADYKQQIQQYVKDNGYTFNVLFDNPMLKGKGTGEVFSRVSKAFQISGVPLKLIIDKKGVVRYMTSGFKGSATELSDEISQLIELTKKQN
- a CDS encoding alpha/beta hydrolase family protein, encoding MVIVSGTGKQNRDGEMAGHKEFATIADSLTKSGIAVLRTDDRGTGQTTGVYETATTGDFGDDAIAAIDYLRSRPEIDTAKIGLIGHSEGGAAIAIAAAKSGKIKFLVSLSGLAMNGYESLLKQNEDIVNTAPIPDYDKKRYNDVNTLMFAVAHKYADSTNMEAKLNEAYDVWKKKDSIYFSTLNVKFDHFRYPIYSWSKSAVGPWYRYFLKYNAQNTMSKIKVPILALNGDKDLMVAYKENLDNWKKFPTAGGNTDVTTYTMPGLNHLFLPCVKCTTAEYAEIKSDFSHEALNIITAWIKKRFN
- a CDS encoding protein-disulfide reductase DsbD domain-containing protein, whose translation is MKKLIILMLLVCAAGFVRGQILTPVHWSYAAKRLNDKEAVIFIKATMDKGWHVYSQTLQKGGPVKTTITFEPSKKFQLNGKTEEPAPVTKFEKVFNMEISYFADEVIFQQKIKLKTNGPVTVKGNIHYMTCNDEKCLPPDDAAFTVRVN
- a CDS encoding M16 family metallopeptidase; its protein translation is MHLKLKKAYLPLFLLSFFLKANLYGQQTSKPEHLTALLPLDSTVKTGKLANGFTYFIRHNTTPEKRVVFYLVNKVGSLLENEDQRGLAHFMEHMNFKGTTHYPQNELISYLEKSGVTFGADLNAYTNFDETVYQLPLPSDNPALLKNGLQIMRDWAHGALLEKVEIDKERGVILEEKRMRSGFDQRLLDKSLPITLNNALYSRRATIGTEKVLTTFQPSQLKSFYDQWYRPDLQALIVVGDIDAVQMEKSVRLLFSDLKNPRNERQRFHVSIPLTGKKQFLKYTDAEAPDPRILIAYKFRSPKLRSASDYRAKMVRSLIDQLLASRFNELNQRPDLPDTQAGIISGNYVAGLDVFDFSVALKPNQFAEGFKNAYTELERIRRYGFTASELYRVKTTYLAGIKAFVQEKNKTNSTNYVEDYLNYFLRQDAAPGVDVEYKLINTFLPGISLAEVNSSIASFLSLPDQDMIVTGPEKAREELPDAATLKTWRDAVEQSNLSPFKENTISESLMAEDPLPGKITGESNVEDINTTIYKLGNGVRLVFKPTDFKNDGVLFYSYKSGGTSLASDRNYYSAVNAAALVKAGGVAGLTANQLGKLLAGKKVSVSPYMNELYEGFSGSFGAEDMKTALQLIYQYHIKPRADTIIFKNIIANAKIAASNRHNDPLAVFSDTVNAILGNYNIRRMAPTVKDVSSIDLNKSLEFYRNHFDNANGETFVFVGNFNRQDLLKYCELYLGSLPSDTASTNNFRDLHITIPPGKSTHIITQGKEAKSEVKLVFSGNYDYSLANNLQLQALGSILEFRLLERLRKSEGGVYTPDARAIFSKYPSSRYTITINFTCAPQNTDKLIKATLEEIEGLKVKGVSSLDLEKFKAETLRNNEVRLKTDGYWLSYLLRQLSNNESLTEVNQIVPAIQNLNQDALQKAAKKFMSGENLQQFILNPETFQ